AGTTGCGTTAGCTGGCGGTCCTGTTATCTCTCCGTCGCAACAGGAAACCGCAGAATTAGATAATAGAAACTGCTTTCCACTGGGTGTCGCCGATTGCGATAATGAGTAGCACAAATCAAAATGATGGATCTTAACTATATCGTTCAGTTGTTGCACATGCTACGAGTTTACCATTCTTACCACGATAATCGCTGTACGAATGGAAGATCACAAGACCGCAGCACACGAAGCAGTCACGAGTTTTCCCCACAAGTGATCCCTTGGCGAGAGACCAAGATTGTGAATTGgtcgatcatcgtcgttgacgttgttgttttgtgaagTCGTAAATCGAACGTGACCGTTTTTAGCATTAGTCTTATCGGTTCGATATCGCGGtgctaaatgaaaataaaacacttccCCTCGCTGACCTTCTCCACCCCCCTTTTAGGGCCCAAACATTGGGAACCGGTGGGTTGAATGATGTTGCAAAAATGGCCAGCGAAGGatgatttgtgtgtttttaagGCTACGCTGCGTGTGGGTTAAACTAGGGCTTATCACCATTTAGCGCTATGGTTTCACTACTCTTCAAGTTGACCCGCTTCACCAAATCCAGTCGACCGAATCCTGCTCTACCCCTGAACTTGGGAAATGGTTGACCAAACCGACCCCTCTCCACAGCACAGATGATGCAGAGCCACTTTTGGGACCACATACCGGCCCCTTGCAGTGATAATGCCGAacgcggctggctggccgtgtGATAAGATAATCCTTATCGAAACTATGGAGAATCCAGCCCATACGAAGTCGGGTACGGACCGGGTGTGGAGCATACAACCGTAGCAACCTAGTAGCAGGTTGAACTGTACACTTCGCATCGAACTTCTTGGCGAGAAGATCGTGTTCGCTCAACTCGGTCGCGGGAATTCAATTGATGACGACGGACCGTGGGTTCAGTTATCAACTGGCGCTGCCTTTGAACGGTTCTCACTAGCCAGTGGTTCGGTCTCGCTGGAGTAGGTCCCGATGGCCGTTGCACTCCTCCGCGCTacttgaagcagcagcattcgtgAACAGCAGTGAGAACGTGCAGTGAATGGTGGACCTTGTATAGGCCATCTCGTTGTGTTAGAACGgaggctgttgctggtgaatAGAGACATTATCACGAAGCGTCTCCGCTCTTCCCTTCTAAATCCCCAGATGATTTCCCCGGTGACATGTGCTCGGCTTGCGTGCTCGTGCTAAACAAGTCTGAGGGTGCACACACATATCAGAACCAATTGCTTGCCCGGCGTCAACGTTTCAGTCGATGTGGCGCATGTGACCTCTCTCATCGCCAATGAGCCAGCaggtttggggaggggggaagtggCGGCACCAGCATAAATCGAAAACGTATAACAGCCGTGTGCGGTGCCTCTGTGTGTTGTACATGCGTTTAGTTTTATCTAGTTACGTTATTGCGTTAGAGCGAGACTCATTGCGGCTTAGTTTATCAGCGAACCGAGTCGCGGTGTGTGGTGccacgcactcgcactcgcacgcCTTTCCATTACATATCTTTGGCTGATGAAACCAGGGACCGGGTATTTACGCACGACCCTCGGTGCGACCATTTAACCGGAGTAGCAAcagcgacgatcgatcgatcgagaccGAGATGCTTTCATCTGGTTAACCCTTTTGGTGCTTGCTGTTGATGAAAGTAGACCTCTCACGGTTGTTGCCGTGTTCGGGCATTCATCATTCTGACGGCCTTCGACGGTgaagcggcacacacacgcggacggGGGCGCATCAAACAGAGCGctagagagacagaaagagagaaagtataGCTTGGTAGAGAAAACACGATCAACAAGAAGTAAAAGTGACATTTCTCATCCTGTGCGCGGTGTGTGCGCATCCTCCTTATCtcctgttgttgatgctgctgcctgaaACTGAGAACAGCTTGTGTTGCctgtgtgttttgcgtgtttATGTGGTGCGTCgtgttgtttattgttgtCGGAACAATCTCGTGCTAACCCCGATCCGGGATTCTAATTCACTGTTGCGAGCGATCTCCCCGATGTGATCAAGTGTTCCGGATGAAACGTTTTGTATGCGCTAGCACAGAGCAGCCCAAtacaaagcaacaacacagTCAGTGAATACAGTAACCACAGTGATCCTTTGTTTCTAAAAGACAACATTGGCCTCACTCCCTGCCTGGCAAGATGCCTCTTACTTCAGCATACTCGACACCGAACATCGCCGCCGTTGACGATCCGGAGGAAGCGGGTGTGCGGCTGCGGAAGCACAGCGCACTCTATCGGTAGGTCTAGTTTCACCGGGACTTCTATTTGGGCTCGTTTGTTTCGTATACGACCCGGGGTGCGGACAATCTGTCATATGCAGCAGCGAGTTCCGCATGCGATGAGATGCGTGCGCGATGCTTCATGCTCACCTCGCCGCCTTCGATCTTGCGAAGTGAGTCACCCAGATGACAGTGTGTGAGGGCGAGCGGCCGCAGAATCAACAGAAATCGGACAGCAGTAGCGGCCGCGGGtgcgataaaaataaagtaCAATCGGCTAATGAGTAATGGGCTACCGGTTGGCACCTCATTCCCACCACTATTCCACGGTAACCATCGTTTTGACATATTTTCCGATCCGCGTTTCGTTGGCACCTAATCCGTCGAAACCGTCGCACCGAGGGCAAACAATTGACCCGAGGACCGGGCAGCAATCAATCACACCTTTCTGTGGACAAGCGCTGTTACGGCATTGAGTTAATGAGCGTAAGAAGTAGGATTTTTGCGATCCGTGGCGATTCGCTGACCCTTCCCATCCCCTGAGCACATCGCCGACACTGAATGATAATCGTGGCTTTTGAAGCCTGTCACGTATTTCTAGAttgattcgtttttgtttaaaaattccATTTTGGAATACTTTAAAAAAGCGAAATCCTTATCCGATGGTAAGCTGTATGCAGCCCTGTCGGATGACACGTTCACCCCGTCGGACGTGATCACCGTGGCGCCGTCAGGGACGCCTGGAATGGCAGGGCGAATTTGTAATATCCAGCGTGCGCTTGCTCGCATGCTCTATCAGCATGTTCGTCGTCAGCaattgaatgcaaaaaaaaaaggcattgTGAATTGAAACCCGGCGTTCCCGGTGCGGTGAGAGAGCGACAAGCAGCGGCATCATTGTCAATCGACCATATCGACAACTGCACTGTCAGCGGTTATGTAGCAGGAAATGCAGAGTAGCAGCATGCAAGGTCGCCTGATGGGGCTCgtgctattgtttttttgtaacaCAGAAATCACCGTTTCGACTTTAATTCTATCATTTCAAGTCTGACATTGAGAGAGTCTGTAGCAAATATGTGGATGGAGAGGTTCCACTGGCGCTGGCGAAACAGAAGAGAATCGACAAAACTAATTATCACAGATAGTGCAATGCAAAGCGGGAAGAGTGGCGGCCTTCTTCTACTGCGAACAAGAATCCGGGAAGTTTAACGACAGTCCTTGTACTGTAAGCTTTACAGCTTTGCCTCTTTATGATGCAATAACACTTAACAGGATCAATTTATAAGTGACTTTGGACCTTATATTGGTTCACACTAACATGTTACCATGCGCCATTGTTACATTACAAAGACATTATGATTGAGGTCTAAGGGAGCTGTAGAATTTAGAAGAATACTTTAGGAATTTCCATACAGCATCCACTTAAAATGAAAGCCAAAAGATTTCCAAAACTGGGCTCGGTTAACCTTATTCGCCCTATTAGCCACCTTGGCTAAGATCGCTTGGGTATTAAACGATTTTGTCACATGCTTGTAAGACATCGTCAGCTATCGCACCGCTGGCATCGACCAAGCGGAAAAGCACAAGTTTATCACCGGCATTTCGAATAAAGTGTTGAGAATCACGCAAACCGACGCCATCGTCCACACTATATCGCCCGTGCTTGCATCGGGCAACGTAGCTCTaattaaatgcaaatggaatgtaaattgaattagtTACATCTTGTTGCATGCCTGTATCGGCACGCTGACCCGTCTCTCTCTGGCACTCgttttctgcctctctcctAAACTGTTGGTCTTGGTCCTTAGGAATAACAGCTGTTCTTGATTGACACCTGGTTGTCCCGATGACCCTGGCCCTACGCGAATTGCGCTCCTCACTAGACAACCACGGTGCTGCCGGGTGCATCTTTTCACACAGGGCATGTAGACATCAATAATAAGGAAGATGGGTGATTCCCGGGTGATGCCCTAGGTAAATGCTGCGAATACTGCCAGTCGATCGATGGTGTCATTAACTTCCATAAATTGCGGCGTAAAATTGTCAACATCTTGGCAGCCGTTACCTCAACGTTGGTCTAGACTCTAGAGCGATATTTCGCGATCATAATGGACGCGTGGAGAAGTCCGTGAAAATCGCTGGTTGTGATGGCACGAACTTTCTTTCGCTAGATATCGAACACTGATTGTAAACTACATTCCAATTTGTTCTCTACCTTCTCTTAGATCCCTGAAATCGCTTTCACCGTCGGCACGTTCCTCCACCATACGGAGCTCGAGCCCGCATCCGCTGAAATCGTTCAGCAGCACGCGCGACACCGTCGACAAGCCGGAAAAGTCGGAAAAGCACcacaagaaaaaggagagcGGCATATCGTGGGAGCAGAAAAAGTTTGCCCAACACTTTGCCCAAGTCCCGGACGATGAGGTGGTGCTCGACTGTAAGTACACAAGAGGCTGGGCCACGAGGCATTCGGCACTGAGCTTATGCGTTTCTTCCACTATTCTGACTTGCCATTTTCGACAGACTTTTCGTGTGCCCTCGTCGGCGACATACTGCTCCAAGGGTATCTTTACATCACGCAAAATTACTTTGCGTTCTACTCGAACGTGTTCGGTTACGTGACGAAGGTAAGGAACACACAGGGGACCACCCATTAGATTGCCATGTCGATACTCAGAAGTCTCATGAATCTCCGTCTCCCTACCGACAGTTGCTGATTCCCACCATCTCGGTGCTGGATATATCACGTGAAAAGACGGCCTATATGTTCCCGAATGCGGTCGGCGTGAAAACTCGGGACGATAGGCATGTGTTCGGTAGCTTCCTGAGCCGCGAGGCCGCGTACTATCTGATGTGTAGCGTCTGGGATCGCGCGACAAACCCGAACACTAGCGATTCCTTCAGCACGATCCAGCAGCACAGCCGGCTGGCAACGTTGCACGCCGAGGGATCGGAAGGATCGCTCGATGAGGACAGCAGCTGTTATGATGGCAACGAAAGTTCGTTCCACGGGAAGGACGAGATACCGGATCTGCTCGATTCCGGCGACTCCAATGGTAAGCAGGCGAACGCCTCCAACGACGGTGGTGCCGGGACCAATCAGTCATCCGATGGTAAGTGGCAAGAGTGAGTGTTCTTATGGATCATCCTTCTAATGTCGCTTATTCTGTCGTAGATTCCACCACGAGGctaaaacagaagaagcataaaaaggaACTGCTGCTCAAATCGCCGGCAATCGTGAAGAGTCCAGTGATCCTCAAGGCGACCGTCGCTGCCGGCGGTCTTCAGGTTGACCCTAAAACGATGCCAACGCTCAGTACCGCCCTGGCCGGTGGACTCattggtgacggtggtgtaCCCCGTGTCGGTACCGTGTACAGTGACTCCAACgccaacagtagcaacagcagcagcgatgctAGTGGCAGTAGAAGTAGATTTTCTAAGATCAAAGAAAAGCTCCAGCACATCCTTCCCTCCGATTTTGGTATTATACACATAGGAATACTATTGACTGTTCTGCTGGCGCTGTTCTCCTGCTTTCTCGCGTACAAGATATATGCGCTACAAGCGCGACTTTCGGCGCCCCGTATCCgactggtaagttttcccaaCATAACATGGTTCTCACCACGCTCACCACGACATTCGCTAATCACCATTGCCTGCTGTGTtccctctatctctatctcatCTGTAGGGTGACGATACGGATTTCTATCTCGATGTGCTGCGGTGGCAAAAGCGTCTTCACAGCAAGAGCAAAGAAGAAGCCCAGCTCGTGCTCAACTCCAACCTCGAGCAGATCGTACGGGTACGCAAGAGCCTGGAAACGCTCTCGATCTTGCTGCAGGATACACCGTCACCCCTCGACGCTAGCGGCGTTCTCGCTGACTTgcgtgatggtgctgttggtggcggtgatggtggcatcGCAGGCAATGATCCATCCAGCGACGATTCCATCGCCGGAAGCATCatggcagcggcgacggcagctGCCCGCAGTAGCATACTGGGCGACAGTGGTAGCATAAATCAACAGTACTTCCACGAGGATGCCACATAACAAGCTTTAACCGTGTGCAACAAAGGCGCATAAGCGATCTTGGATAAGTGGACAAACTGATTGTGATTCGCTGGCATCGTCGACTGACGACGGCGATCTCTTTGTAGGCAGTCGATAGtgaaaaaaacagcagcagtagcagattGGAGCAGGTGACTGAGTAACTAAGAACGAGTTCGTTTGGGTCGTCACCGCGACGGCGATCCTAGCGTCCGCCACTACAGCCCCATGAGCGTGGCTAGATGTGTAGAACTTTTGTACATTTAGCAGAGATCCCTTTTTCCGTTTACCCCTCCACGTTTTGGacgttaatttattttctacGCGCAGGTTTAGTTTTATAAGCTATCGAATAGAGCAAAGGATGGGACAAAAGGTAGAAAGCAAATTATGGTGATAGAAAACCCCGGACCACATATAACCCGGGGGTTGCATGTTGCAAGAAGTGGAACTATAAGAAGAGACTTAAATATCGCTTTAACTTATGGGAGCTTATCTTGCAGTGTCTGAGCGAGCGGACAGGCGAATGGACGAATGCTACAAGGGAATTGCAATTCTTCTACCATTAAGAAGGAAAACAGTACCAACTAGCCATACGGCGACAGGCAAGAAACAGTGTACGCGCGGTCGATGTTATATGGATGCATTTACCACAAGAAGAATGTGAttgagggaggggggttggagTAACATTGGGTACTGGCGACTATTTagttccatttttaatttagttGAACCAACGCTGACATTAGTTGAGGTGTCAGCATAGAAGTTTGCCAAACaacacctcacctcaccatgAGGAGACACGATGTTTTGACCGCTCAAATTGGGCCTCGCTGTCCGCTGTCTTTGAATAGTCCCCCCAAACTAGACATTGTGTAGTTCCTTCCGAATCTTCCGACGGATCGTAGCATAACTAGTGTCCAGCCTCTTATGGCCAATCTTCTCTTTTATACAATGCATGATTATAATgggagcgaacgagcgtttGCTAGGAACACTATTTGTGCTATATAGCggcaaacacactcacacctaCATACAATAGTCTGAACGTTTGTGGAAacattttttcgcttttttattGTAATTACCATGGGAGGTGGACGAACAACGCCCCTTTCCATAAACCAGCGTCAATTGCTATTGCTATCACTCGGGGGGTATTTTGCTTTTAGAAACCCTTCCAACCGCCTTCAGTGCACTGTTGTTgtccagcagaagcaggaaacACGTGCTTCATTATACCCTGCATCATCCATTTGCGTGCCATCGAACTATGTCACCTGAACAAGTGCGATCGAGGGATGGCAGCAAACAATATAAGCGAGTTGTGGgaaaccatacacacatacaccgctTCGGTGGACCATAAGGGTGTGCAATATGATTGTACCCCAAAAAGGCAATTTAACTAAAAGATGAAAGCATCCGATCAGCAATCAGGGAAGCCAAGCTTCAATTTGAAACTGAACCCCAATATCCTTAGTAGTCTGACGGCGCGTAAAGACCGTTCGCTGCATTAAGTTAGCCGAAAAGGCCCCGTAAACCGAACGGATGGCGCACAATAGCTACCCTTGTTCCTTGTTTTCCGTCTGTTTCGTGATTATTTGTACTTCGGTTCGACCGTGATTGTTGATTTATCGAGCACCCAGTCCCAGGGAGAATGTATCATTTTGTGTCGGTGTTTCTTGGAGTGATCAGAAATGAGGATGAGTGGTgggtgcgcgcgcacgccaggTCAAGCTGTCTGTGATATGTATGCAAAATACATGGAAAAGAGAAATGGGAATAGTCAGTGAATGTAAGGGGCACAATCGAGGGGAGAAAACCGGGGCGACGCGTTCACTGAagtccaacaacaaccacctgTCACGAACGACGAGCCACCGATTTCCACGATACCTTCAGACGGTACCTTAAAACATTGGAGCAAATGTTCCTTGCGGaaatgcaaaaagcaattGGAAAACAGCGGAAAACGGCACATGGCAATGATGGGAGaagagagggtgtgtgtgtgtgtgtgtgtgtgtgatttacGTTaatcgtgttttgtgtttaatttACCTGTACATTGTTATTCTGTTTCGCGTTTAGTGCAGTAAGAGAGATTAGAAACGGGACGCTATCTCACGCTTGTTTCTCAAGACGACGTTCGTTTGGCAAAGGGAAAGAAATAGCGGGGGAAAATCTGTAATGCGATCTGGGAAAAAGTGGGCACACGGTAGGGGCGTAGGATGATTAAAAGACATACGAGCTAATAAAAAGCGTATCTTGAACTATATGACGTTGACCTTTTTTATAATGTCTCCTAATTTAAACCACTCGATGGAATCCAACATGTGCCTGACCACTGCGACTTAACCGATACTACCGGATACGTACCAACAGCGAGCGTCTTACGTTAACGATCTTCTGCCGTTCAAACGGTTCCCTTGATTAATGTCGAAAGCAATTAACGGCAACAGGTAATGATCGCTTCTGTGACAGCACCAGACAGCTCACAAATCGAAACACCATCGGGGCGATGCAACAACTGGCCTAACATGCCGGTACATCCTGTTATCGTGAGAGTTATTAGTGTCTGCCGGATGCTCGGCCAACAAGGACCCGCATGGGCTAAGCCTAACGCGGATTCGTTGTTGAATCCTCGTTATATCGAACCGTGCGATAGACTGCGGTCTAATTGTTGCAATTACCATTAGCAAGCTCATACGGGTGACCGTCCACTTTTCACGAAACTGTTTTATGAAAACTAAACGATAACCTGCTGCTGAATCACTAGCGTAAACACGTTATGTCACTTACTTCCCACTAGATTACATGCAGAGTAAGTTTGCACCTACATGCCCCACAAACAATTCTATCCGATTGTCCCCCACGGCGTCAGTAATATCTGAGGAACTCCATTCATGATGCTGGCGACAACTATTCCACTTTCGCCGGATTGCGGTGCGGCGCTATCCTCAGGTGACGATGTCACAACTCCGAGCTCGTTAGATAAgtgctccaccaccgccaacccgGCGTCCCGGAACCGGTACCGTGCGGAGATCGCGCTCGGTTTGAATAAAAGCCCTCGAAcaccgatgatgctgcagaagagcagcagaagaggtgACGATCACCATATCGCAGGCAAAAGTCCCCTCAACAAGTTTTGCCCCCTCTCTCATCTCACACTGGCTTCCTCCTTTGCCGAAAGGAAATTTCACTCGGAAGCGACACGATCGATCAGTTTCACTTTTGGTGCGCCGCGCTCATCTGGTCCGTTCACTTTCGTTACTGAAGTGCACCGGACGGGCAAAGCGTACTAGTGTTGCCTTCTAGTGGTTTCCAGCACACCCCCATCAAGATGTCTCGCAAAGTGGTGATCGTGCTATCGTACGTTCTCGCACTGGTTGCAGGAGCTGCATCTAAAAGTGGAGTTGCCTCAGCACCGGATCTGAGTCGCTGGGAGCCCTCATCTGCGGTGGAGTTACGTTCTGTGCTCCGATGTAAGTAGATCCTGTCGTACAATACTCGGTGATTCTGCCTGTTAAAAGTGTTTAAATGGCTAGCAATCACCATCTAGTGAGCAGGGGCATGAAAATTTGGAAATTGTGAATATTTAATGACTAGAAAGTTGTGTCCTACATCGAACAGCTTTCAGcagagatgctgctgcagcggggATGAATCAACAGGAAGGGAAGCAACTGCCCACTTTTTCCGCGAACCCACTGTTCGGTCCATCGAGTCCGTGCAAATGCAACAACGGATTGTGCAGCTGTTGCCTCGGTATGTCCCACACTCTTTACAACAAGTTCTTCCCATGCTACTGCTGAATTAAACCGTTATCCTTCTGTGTCCTGTGTGCTCCCCTCACAATGCCAGGCATGTTCAGCATGAACGGATGCGCCAACATCACCTACATTCCGGAAGACTTTGCGTTTGAGTTTCGCATGATCTTCAACAACCGCGTGATGACGAAGCGCCGGATCAGTGGCAAAAATCCGGCGCCGATCTGTGTGCATCCACCACGGTTCGATTTCATCGAGGTGTGCGCCAACATCTACGATGTCTACTTCGTCGGTCGGAACATGCACATGTGTATGGAAATGAATGGCAATTTCGAGGGATATGAACTGTTCTCGCGGTACGCTCAAGGACCTCGTTGCTACCATTACTGACCATAAGACTCACACACGTGATTCTCGTTACAGCTCCTTCAACTGTCTACGGATAGGTGATAAGGGAGTGAAGTTCATGAAGCCAGGCGAGACGATCGGTGGTTCAGTGAATCCTTCGCTCGAGGCAGAGATCGACTCCGGGGACGATATCGAGGACTACGATGAAGCGGTTGTATGAAAAGAGGTTCAGCCCCCGGTTCCTTTCCCTCAAACTAATCTAATTCCACGGTAGTTCTGtagaataaattattttctcGTGCATATCGATGAGTTGACTTAAAAATGGCTCCCTGGATATGAATAGAACCAGTCTTTAGTTGATTTCTTGTCCGAAAACAAGAACCAGTTCCAAGTAGTAACTGCCAACGAAAAGGGttaatttttttgaaaaattgaacgGCGCAGAGCCCTGAACTCAAGTGACAGCCGCcgaaaacgtaaacaaaaatATCCGTGTTCCGCCGCCGGTTCTGGCCGTAAAATGGGGTACATCTTGGGGTCTCTACGGACCCGCTGTGAACGACTGTTGAACCCCCTGTGCAACCAGCTACCGCTCATACTGAGCCAGGTGCAGTACACGACCAAAATCAAATGTGACCTCGACGGTATCACGGCACAGGCCGTCAGTGAAGAGGGACTAAAACCACGCAAACACCGCGGCCGGATCAGGTGCAACAACACGGCCTTACCGTCCGAGATTCACGAAGCGATTTTGAAGTGTTCCAAAGATTATCCACTCAAAAGCCTTATCACCGATGGACAGCGACTATCAAACTGCATACGCTCCCGCCACTGGCTGCCGACCGATGCTCCGGCCAACCGAGGCAAACTTCCAGCGGGCGAGCAACGTGTTCCGAGCAGTGCACGACGGCAGCAATCATCCGTCTTCGATATGCACGATGAGTACAGCTGCCTGACACAGCTAGTTGGCCGTGCCGATGCGGAATATGCAGTATTGCAGCGTATTTTCACGGAGATTAACCAGCGAGATCCAGACCTGAGGCCGCGCAGCTTTCTCGACTTTGGAGCCGGCGTGGGTACGGGCACCTGGGCGGCGGCACAGATTTGGCGAGAGCATCTGTTTGAGATACTGTCCGTTGATAAATCGCGCCACATGAACGATCTGGCCGAGCTGATGCTTCGCCAGGGTGATCCTAATCGGGCCATGATGTTGCGGAACGTGTTCTACCGACAGTTTCTTCCGGCTAGCCCCGATCGGAAGTACGACATCGTGATGAGCGCTTTCAGCCTGTTCGATCAGCCATCTCGAAGAAAACTATATGAATTGGTCGATCAGCTGTACGCTACCTTCGATCGCTATCTCATCTTTGTCGAGCAAGGAACGAATGCGGGCTTCCGGTTGCTCGATGGCATCCGCAACCATATTCGTCGCGCGCATCAGACGAGTGATGCTCATCTGTTTGCACCGGTAAGGTTTCGCAAGGCCAAGGCATGGCTAGGCTAAACGAACCACACATTAATACATAGAGCTCTTTTCCCTCTCATCACAGTGTCCGCACAGTTCCGTATGTCCACGAGTTGTTCTAGATGACGGAACACCATGTAACTTTGAGGCAACCTACACACGCAGCTTTCCATCATCGGATGGGAAACAGTTCGGCACTATACTCTACTCGTACTTGGTTTACCGGAAAAACCCTCCGGACAGTGCGCAGGGCTTTCCACGGTTGGTACGGCCGACGGCTGTGCGCTCCAGGCATTGTGTCTGTCACGTGTGTGCCGCCGATGGGAAGCTACACGATGCAACCTTCACCACGACAAAGCATGGCCAGTAAGTACGACCCCCtgttgccggttggttgggatggataaattattatttctctGCTTCCTCGCGTTTGCAGGACGATTCATCGGTGTGCAAAGGCTAGCCGCTGGGGTGATCTATTGCCCATGCAAGTGCAATGGACCGATGACAAAACCCTGACGGCAGAGGAACATCTGCCATCGGAtgatgaaaagtgaaagtaCACGAAGGAGACGAGAAATTCGAAATAAATGGTAGTTCGGAAGAAATCTACTCTGATTTTGGAGTATCCTTGATACACTTGTTTGGCTTGCTTCGATGCTCAGCGATTTTGGGATCAATGTAGATACACAAATACCTTTTCAATTTGAGCATGCCAACTACTCTCCGGCCATCCTCAAGACCTAAAAAACCAGAATTCGTCGTAATTTGTAATTCTCATGATATGTCCATTTCACCTAAGCCATGCGAGTTTCATGCACCGGCGCTAGTGACATCGATTCGCACTTGATCTGTTTCACTTTTGTCTCTGCGAACAGACTTGTAAAAGGTATTCATTGATGTCTTCTTTATCTGCAGCATTTCACAAAATTGTTGGTTGATTCA
The sequence above is a segment of the Anopheles darlingi chromosome 2, idAnoDarlMG_H_01, whole genome shotgun sequence genome. Coding sequences within it:
- the LOC125951397 gene encoding uncharacterized protein LOC125951397, whose product is MNQQEGKQLPTFSANPLFGPSSPCKCNNGLCSCCLGMFSMNGCANITYIPEDFAFEFRMIFNNRVMTKRRISGKNPAPICVHPPRFDFIEVCANIYDVYFVGRNMHMCMEMNGNFEGYELFSRSFNCLRIGDKGVKFMKPGETIGGSVNPSLEAEIDSGDDIEDYDEAVV
- the LOC125951377 gene encoding methyltransferase-like protein 17, mitochondrial; its protein translation is MGYILGSLRTRCERLLNPLCNQLPLILSQVQYTTKIKCDLDGITAQAVSEEGLKPRKHRGRIRCNNTALPSEIHEAILKCSKDYPLKSLITDGQRLSNCIRSRHWLPTDAPANRGKLPAGEQRVPSSARRQQSSVFDMHDEYSCLTQLVGRADAEYAVLQRIFTEINQRDPDLRPRSFLDFGAGVGTGTWAAAQIWREHLFEILSVDKSRHMNDLAELMLRQGDPNRAMMLRNVFYRQFLPASPDRKYDIVMSAFSLFDQPSRRKLYELVDQLYATFDRYLIFVEQGTNAGFRLLDGIRNHIRRAHQTSDAHLFAPCPHSSVCPRVVLDDGTPCNFEATYTRSFPSSDGKQFGTILYSYLVYRKNPPDSAQGFPRLVRPTAVRSRHCVCHVCAADGKLHDATFTTTKHGQTIHRCAKASRWGDLLPMQVQWTDDKTLTAEEHLPSDDEK
- the LOC125950661 gene encoding uncharacterized protein LOC125950661; translated protein: MVSIQSDPSSYYEGPKKSSKFLTHFARRLRIGKGLSKSKPTTPNGGGVLEQDSEEDRQGDTEEIVILRGTRGGMTDQTLTEGSSGAESPTVLLVVPSSAATILVPPVPPFKRGNSFRQSLNYLLKRTRHKATERSCTSDSDVVHELDEDAATLTRSPKRPVLDAFLPEQVPTKRHSTGDIFNEDLDADIRAQELRVQGAGRHRRVHSDSTSYDLTGKKGKKTAPAAAALATMAIGATTAGGGGGGPRQPKSANSVGLGTRPLPISSTIEPLTSLESTGLPEGSAHLNVLSRSPSHSTTKSDPKSLKSLSPSARSSTIRSSSPHPLKSFSSTRDTVDKPEKSEKHHKKKESGISWEQKKFAQHFAQVPDDEVVLDYFSCALVGDILLQGYLYITQNYFAFYSNVFGYVTKLLIPTISVLDISREKTAYMFPNAVGVKTRDDRHVFGSFLSREAAYYLMCSVWDRATNPNTSDSFSTIQQHSRLATLHAEGSEGSLDEDSSCYDGNESSFHGKDEIPDLLDSGDSNGKQANASNDGGAGTNQSSDDSTTRLKQKKHKKELLLKSPAIVKSPVILKATVAAGGLQVDPKTMPTLSTALAGGLIGDGGVPRVGTVYSDSNANSSNSSSDASGSRSRFSKIKEKLQHILPSDFGIIHIGILLTVLLALFSCFLAYKIYALQARLSAPRIRLGDDTDFYLDVLRWQKRLHSKSKEEAQLVLNSNLEQIVRVRKSLETLSILLQDTPSPLDASGVLADLRDGAVGGGDGGIAGNDPSSDDSIAGSIMAAATAAARSSILGDSGSINQQYFHEDAT